Proteins encoded together in one Equus asinus isolate D_3611 breed Donkey chromosome 12, EquAss-T2T_v2, whole genome shotgun sequence window:
- the PABPC1 gene encoding polyadenylate-binding protein 1, protein MNPSAPSYPMASLYVGDLHPDVTEAMLYEKFSPAGPILSIRVCRDMITRRSLGYAYVNFQQPADAERALDTMNFDVIKGKPVRIMWSQRDPSLRKSGVGNIFIKNLDKSIDNKALYDTFSAFGNILSCKVVCDENGSKGYGFVHFETQEAAERAIEKMNGMLLNDRKVFVGRFKSRKEREAELGARAKEFTNVYIKNFGEDMDDERLKDLFGKFGPALSVKVMTDESGKSKGFGFVSFERHEDAQKAVDEMNGKELNGKQIYVGRAQKKVERQTELKRKFEQMKQDRITRYQGVNLYVKNLDDGIDDERLRKEFSPFGTITSAKVMMEGGRSKGFGFVCFSSPEEATKAVTEMNGRIVATKPLYVALAQRKEERQAHLTNQYMQRMASVRAVPNPVINPYQPAPPSGYFMAAIPQTQNRAAYYPPSQIAQLRPSPRWTAQGARPHPFQNMPGAIRPAAPRPPFSTMRPASSQVPRVMSTQRVANTSTQTMGPRPAAAAAAATPAVRTVPQYKYAAGVRNPQQHLNAQPQVTMQQPAVHVQGQEPLTASMLASAPPQEQKQMLGERLFPLIQAMHPTLAGKITGMLLEIDNSELLHMLESPESLRSKVDEAVAVLQAHQAKEAAQKAVNSATGVPTV, encoded by the exons ATGAACCCCAGCGCCCCGAGCTACCCCATGGCCTCGCTCTACGTGGGGGACCTACACCCCGACGTGACCGAGGCGATGCTCTACGAGAAGTTCAGCCCGGCCGGGCCCATCCTCTCCATCCGTGTCTGCAGGGACATGATCACCCGCCGCTCCTTGGGCTACGCGTATGTGAACTTCCAGCAGCCGGCGGACG cggagcgtgcttTGGACACCATGAATTTTGATGTTATAAAGGGCAAGCCAGTACGCATCATGTGGTCTCAGCGTGATCCATCACTTCGCAAAAGTGGAGTGGGCAacatattcattaaaaatttgGACAAATCCATTGATAATAAAGCACTGTATGATACATTTTCTGCTTTTGGTAACATCCTTTCATGTAAG GTGGTTTGTGATGAAAATGGTTCCAAAGGTTATGGATTTGTACATTTTGAGACACAGGAAGCAGCTGAAAGAGCTATAGAAAAAATGAATGGGATGCTTCTAAATGATCGCAAAGT atttgttGGACGATTTAAGTCTCGTAAAGAACGAGAAGCAGAACTCGGAGCTAGGGCAAAAGAGTTCACCAATGTTTACATCAAGAATTTTGGAGAAGACATGGATGATGAGCGCCTTAAGGATCTCTTTGGCAAGTTTG gacCTGCCTTAAGTGTGAAAGTAATGACTGATGAAAGTGGGAAATCCAAAGGTTTTGGATTTGTAAGCTTCGAAAGGCATGAAGATGCACAGAAA GCTGTGGATGAGATGAATGGAAAGGAGCTCAATGGAAAACAAATTTATGTTGGTCGAGCTCAGAAAAAAGTGGAACGGCAGACGGAACTTAAGCGCAAATTTGAACAGATGAAGCAAGATAGGATCACCAGATACCAG ggtgtTAACCTTTATGTGAAAAATCTGGATGATGGTATTGATGATGAACGTCTCCGGAAAGAGTTTTCTCCGTTTGGTACAATCACTAGTGCAAAG gttATGATGGAGGGTGGTCGCAGCAAAGGGTTtggttttgtctgtttctcctcccCAGAAGAAGCCACTAAAGCAGTTACAGAAATGAACGGTAGAATTGTGGCCACCAAGCCATTGTATGTAGCTTTAGCTCAGCGCAAAGAAGAGCgccaggctcacctcactaaccAGTATATGCAGAGAATGGCTAGCGTCAGAGCTGTCCCCAACCCCGTAATCAACCCCTACCAGCCAGCACCTCCTTCAGGTTACTTCATGGCAGCTATCCCACAG ACTCAGAACCGTGCTGCATACTATCCTCCTAGCCAAATTGCTCAACTAAGACCAAGTCCTCGCTGGACTGCTCAGGGTGCCAGACCTCATC CATTCCAAAATATGCCCGGTGCTATCCGCCCAGCCGCTCCTAGACCACCATTTAGTACTATGAGACCAGCTTCTTCACAGGTTCCACGAGTCATGTCGACACAGCGTGTTG ctAACACATCAACACAGACAATGGGTCCACgtcctgcagctgctgctgctgcagctacTCCTGCTGTCCGCACCGTTCCGCAGTATAAGTATGCTGCGGGAGTTCGCAATCCTCAGCAGCATCTTAATGCACAGCCACAAGTTACCATGCAGCAG CCTGCTGTTCATGTACAAGGTCAGGAGCCTTTGACTGCTTCCATGTTGGCATCTGCACCTCCTCAAGAGCAAAAGCAAATGCTGG GTGAACGGCTCTTTCCTCTGATTCAAGCCATGCACCCTACTCTTGCTGGGAAAATCACTGGCATGTTGTTGGAGATTGATAATTCAGAACTTCTTCATATGCTTGAGTCTCCAGAGTCTCTCCGTTCTAAA